A section of the Flaviflexus equikiangi genome encodes:
- a CDS encoding NAD(P)H-dependent glycerol-3-phosphate dehydrogenase: MATIVMLGAGIMATALSFPSSENGHDVRLVGTFLDREIIDSIQTTGIHPDLGLKVNDGVTAYQLEDAEKAFDGADVVMSGVNSFGVEWAGEQLARLIKPGQKFLCITKGMRADEDGTMHILPEVIRSYMDPELAESISWNAIVGPSIAGELAVHHDTAVVFCGENRDDAEYLADLFRTDYYHVWTSADFIGHETGAATKNIYAFAAGFAEGLLRKQGKADNKYVMYNYGAALFAQGQKELRSFVTLMGGNPETADGLGGVGDMFVTSMGGRNVKAGTLVGQGIPFSEVRDQHMKGVTLEGVAAIKVIGKALRPLTERGVIRPDEYPLCRFLYSVVEEDAPLDIPWDTFFADLA; the protein is encoded by the coding sequence ATGGCAACTATCGTCATGCTCGGCGCTGGAATCATGGCAACAGCGCTCTCATTCCCATCGTCCGAGAACGGTCACGACGTTCGCCTCGTCGGCACGTTCCTCGATCGGGAGATCATCGACTCGATCCAGACCACCGGCATCCACCCCGATCTCGGCCTCAAGGTGAACGACGGCGTGACCGCCTACCAGCTGGAGGATGCTGAGAAAGCATTCGACGGGGCGGACGTCGTCATGTCGGGAGTCAACTCGTTCGGCGTTGAGTGGGCGGGGGAGCAGCTCGCCCGGCTCATCAAGCCGGGTCAGAAGTTCCTCTGCATCACGAAGGGCATGAGGGCGGACGAGGACGGGACCATGCATATCCTGCCCGAGGTGATCCGCTCCTACATGGATCCCGAGCTAGCCGAGTCGATCTCGTGGAATGCGATCGTCGGCCCCTCCATTGCCGGCGAACTCGCCGTCCACCATGACACGGCTGTCGTCTTCTGCGGTGAGAACCGGGATGATGCCGAGTATTTGGCGGACCTGTTCCGCACCGACTACTACCACGTGTGGACATCGGCCGACTTCATCGGGCACGAGACAGGTGCCGCGACGAAGAACATCTATGCTTTCGCGGCAGGCTTCGCCGAGGGGCTCCTGAGGAAGCAGGGGAAGGCCGATAACAAGTACGTCATGTACAACTATGGTGCCGCCCTCTTCGCGCAGGGACAGAAGGAGCTCCGTTCCTTCGTCACCCTCATGGGCGGGAACCCTGAAACAGCAGATGGTCTGGGCGGGGTCGGCGACATGTTCGTCACCTCCATGGGCGGGCGCAACGTCAAGGCCGGCACGCTCGTCGGCCAGGGCATCCCCTTCTCGGAGGTCCGCGACCAGCACATGAAGGGCGTGACGCTCGAGGGCGTCGCCGCGATCAAGGTCATCGGCAAGGCTCTCCGTCCGCTCACGGAACGCGGCGTCATCCGTCCAGACGAATACCCGCTGTGCCGCTTCCTCTACTCCGTCGTCGAAGAGGATGCTCCACTCGACATCCCGTGGGATACGTTCTTCGCCGACCTGGCATAG
- a CDS encoding xylulokinase, with protein sequence MSDPLVIAIDSSTSATKAVVVDTTGAVLSSGKADIDLLTPGMDMYEHDPAQWWSSTESAVAQACAALGADERDRIRAICITHQRESFALVDEDGAALRPAILWLDSRAGEEIREYGSEHIHELSGKPADTTPALYKIAWLKKHEPEVLSAAHKLVDVHAYLAHRLVGRWVSAVGSADTLNLLDIANVDYSDELLDIAGVTREQMAELAPPASIIDTINPDILASWGLGPDVVLVAGVGDGQAAGLGTSAIAEDVAYVNIGTSIVAGVHAFEFAYSPAYRTLLGGIPDSFVLEIVQNSGSVLANWFRQELGDPALEGGLDPELDRAAAELEPGTAGLLTVPYWNAVQSPHWDPFAKGIMVGFGSAHTRAHLYRSIIEGMAMELRGNLERVQESSGRRLTELRCTGGGSRNPLYRRIFADATGLPLVVSGVDEVSAQGAAMMAMAAIGAYPDVQTASENMSSFVDKTEPDMAAYEVYGEWAAIQQDIYPALADIFTRINTATKRK encoded by the coding sequence ATGTCCGATCCACTAGTCATCGCCATCGATTCCTCGACGTCCGCCACGAAAGCGGTCGTCGTCGACACCACGGGAGCGGTCCTCTCCAGCGGGAAGGCAGACATCGATCTGCTGACGCCGGGGATGGACATGTATGAGCACGATCCGGCCCAGTGGTGGTCATCGACCGAGTCCGCTGTTGCCCAGGCATGTGCGGCGCTCGGCGCGGACGAACGGGATCGGATCAGGGCAATCTGCATCACCCACCAGCGCGAGTCTTTCGCACTCGTCGACGAGGATGGCGCGGCCCTGCGCCCCGCCATCCTCTGGCTGGACTCCCGGGCAGGCGAAGAGATCCGCGAATACGGCTCCGAGCACATCCACGAACTGTCCGGGAAGCCGGCCGACACGACGCCGGCGCTCTACAAGATCGCCTGGCTGAAGAAGCATGAGCCGGAGGTGCTGTCCGCGGCCCACAAGCTCGTCGACGTCCACGCATATCTCGCCCACCGTCTCGTGGGTCGGTGGGTGTCCGCAGTCGGTTCCGCAGACACGCTGAACCTTCTCGACATCGCGAACGTCGACTATTCGGACGAACTGCTCGACATCGCGGGTGTGACGCGCGAGCAGATGGCGGAACTCGCCCCTCCCGCATCGATCATCGACACGATCAATCCTGACATCCTCGCGTCCTGGGGGCTCGGACCCGATGTCGTGCTCGTCGCCGGTGTCGGCGATGGTCAGGCAGCCGGGCTCGGCACCTCCGCCATTGCAGAGGATGTCGCCTACGTCAACATCGGCACCTCGATCGTGGCAGGCGTCCACGCCTTCGAGTTCGCCTACTCGCCCGCCTACCGGACACTCCTCGGCGGCATCCCCGATTCTTTCGTGCTCGAGATCGTCCAGAACTCCGGGTCCGTTCTCGCGAACTGGTTCCGCCAGGAGCTCGGCGACCCCGCCCTCGAGGGCGGGCTCGATCCGGAACTCGATCGTGCGGCCGCGGAGCTCGAGCCCGGCACGGCCGGACTGTTGACGGTGCCCTACTGGAACGCGGTCCAGTCCCCGCATTGGGATCCTTTCGCGAAGGGCATCATGGTCGGCTTCGGCTCGGCCCACACGAGGGCACACCTGTATCGCTCCATCATCGAGGGAATGGCGATGGAGCTGCGCGGGAATCTCGAGCGTGTCCAGGAGTCGTCTGGACGGCGGCTCACGGAGCTGCGGTGCACGGGCGGCGGGTCGCGCAACCCGCTCTATCGTCGGATCTTCGCTGACGCGACTGGTCTTCCCCTTGTCGTCTCGGGTGTGGACGAGGTGAGCGCGCAGGGTGCGGCGATGATGGCGATGGCAGCAATCGGCGCATACCCGGACGTCCAGACCGCGTCGGAGAACATGTCAAGCTTCGTCGACAAGACCGAGCCGGACATGGCGGCGTACGAGGTCTACGGGGAGTGGGCCGCCATCCAGCAGGACATCTACCCGGCGCTTGCCGACATCTTCACCCGCATCAACACAGCTACGAAACGGAAGTAG
- a CDS encoding L-ribulose-5-phosphate 4-epimerase, with protein MILAELSQDIQDAVAATREKVAKLHAELPANNLVVWTAGNVSERVPGADLFVIKPSGVRYDELSADVMVVCTLDGEKIVDGTPDHLSPSSDTAAHAYVYRHMPEVGGVVHTHSTYATAFAAVHKPIPCVLTMMGDEFGGEVPVGPFAIIGDDSIGRGIVETLKESRSPAVLMANHGPFTIGRDSVAAVKAAVMVEEVARTVAAAQALGDVVPIAEEHIDALYDRYQNVYGQKQ; from the coding sequence ATGATTCTCGCTGAACTATCGCAGGATATTCAGGACGCTGTCGCGGCAACGAGGGAGAAGGTTGCGAAGCTCCACGCGGAGCTTCCCGCCAACAATCTCGTCGTGTGGACGGCCGGGAACGTGTCTGAGCGCGTTCCCGGCGCGGACCTGTTCGTCATCAAACCCTCCGGGGTGCGCTACGACGAACTGAGCGCGGACGTCATGGTCGTGTGCACGCTGGATGGGGAGAAGATCGTGGACGGCACGCCGGACCACCTGTCCCCCTCCTCCGACACGGCGGCACACGCCTACGTCTACCGTCACATGCCGGAGGTGGGCGGGGTGGTGCACACGCACTCCACCTACGCCACCGCCTTCGCCGCCGTTCACAAGCCGATCCCGTGCGTGTTGACGATGATGGGGGATGAGTTCGGCGGCGAAGTGCCCGTCGGACCGTTCGCGATCATCGGAGACGATTCGATCGGCCGCGGAATCGTGGAGACCCTCAAGGAATCGCGGTCACCCGCGGTCCTCATGGCGAACCACGGTCCGTTCACGATCGGCCGGGATTCTGTCGCGGCCGTCAAGGCCGCCGTCATGGTCGAAGAGGTCGCGAGAACTGTCGCGGCAGCCCAGGCGTTGGGAGATGTTGTTCCGATTGCGGAGGAGCACATCGACGCCCTCTACGACCGGTACCAGAACGTCTACGGACAGAAACAGTAA
- a CDS encoding ribulokinase — protein sequence MSEDKYLVGIDFGTLSGRAVVVRASDGEQLGTAVTEYRHAVMDRTLDAGDGQKLPPEFALQVPADYIEVLGTAVPNAVKDAGVDPADIVGIGIDATSATVFFTDAEGNALCERDEFKNNPHAYIKLWKHHGAQDQADRLVKAAQDRNESWLARYGGVLSSELLLPKALEVFEKAPEVYEQTDYIVNLLDWATWKLTGVRAYSAGDSGYKRMYQDGEYPSKDYLESVAPGFGDVFETKMAGPILPLGAKVGGLTDEMAELTGLKPGTAVSSGNIDAHVVVAGANAVRPGQLTAILGTSSCYVINGEDFKEVPGTFGIVDGGAVDGYWGFEGGQTAVGDIFGWFTDTCVPAEYAQKAARKGVSLHDYLVAKAADQEVGEHGLVALDWHNGNRSILADARLSGLIIGQTLTTTPEETYRALLEATAFGARVIIENFEKHGVEVEEIVAAGGLLKNAFYMQLMSDITRRPISVSEAEQTGALGSAVFAAVAAGVYEDVFQAAEAMANVRKHAYVPNEDRAAKYDALYEIYLELHDQFGRNENSPMYRLKDIKAKAFESSK from the coding sequence ATGTCTGAAGACAAATACCTCGTCGGAATCGACTTCGGCACGCTCTCGGGCCGCGCCGTCGTCGTACGCGCCTCTGACGGCGAACAGCTCGGCACCGCCGTCACCGAATACCGTCACGCTGTCATGGACAGGACGCTGGATGCTGGCGATGGTCAGAAGCTTCCCCCGGAGTTCGCACTCCAGGTCCCGGCTGACTACATTGAGGTTCTCGGCACGGCCGTGCCGAACGCCGTCAAGGACGCTGGCGTGGATCCCGCCGATATCGTCGGCATCGGCATCGACGCCACGTCCGCCACCGTGTTCTTCACCGACGCCGAGGGCAACGCCCTGTGCGAGCGCGACGAGTTCAAGAACAACCCCCACGCCTACATCAAGCTGTGGAAGCATCACGGCGCCCAGGATCAGGCGGACCGCCTCGTCAAGGCCGCCCAGGATCGCAACGAATCCTGGCTTGCGCGCTACGGCGGCGTCCTGTCCTCCGAACTGCTCCTGCCCAAGGCCCTCGAAGTCTTCGAGAAGGCTCCCGAGGTCTACGAGCAGACCGACTACATCGTCAACCTGCTCGACTGGGCGACATGGAAGCTGACGGGCGTGCGCGCCTACTCCGCCGGTGACTCGGGCTACAAGCGCATGTACCAGGATGGCGAATACCCGTCGAAGGACTACCTGGAGTCGGTTGCCCCCGGCTTCGGAGACGTGTTCGAGACGAAGATGGCGGGCCCGATCCTGCCGCTCGGCGCGAAGGTCGGCGGCCTGACGGACGAGATGGCAGAACTGACCGGCCTCAAGCCCGGCACCGCCGTCTCCTCCGGCAACATCGACGCCCACGTCGTCGTCGCCGGTGCGAACGCTGTTCGCCCGGGACAGCTCACCGCGATCCTCGGAACGTCCTCCTGCTACGTCATCAACGGCGAAGACTTCAAAGAGGTCCCCGGCACGTTCGGCATCGTCGACGGCGGTGCAGTGGACGGCTACTGGGGCTTCGAGGGCGGCCAGACGGCCGTCGGCGATATCTTCGGCTGGTTCACCGATACGTGCGTTCCCGCCGAGTACGCGCAGAAGGCAGCCCGCAAGGGCGTCTCGCTGCACGACTATCTCGTCGCGAAGGCCGCTGACCAGGAAGTCGGCGAGCACGGTCTCGTGGCCCTGGACTGGCACAACGGCAACCGGTCGATCCTGGCCGATGCTCGTCTGTCCGGCCTCATCATCGGCCAGACGCTGACGACGACGCCGGAGGAGACCTACCGTGCGCTGCTCGAGGCAACCGCTTTCGGTGCCCGTGTCATCATCGAGAACTTCGAGAAGCATGGCGTCGAGGTTGAAGAGATCGTCGCCGCCGGCGGACTGCTGAAGAACGCTTTCTACATGCAGCTCATGTCTGACATCACGCGCCGCCCCATCTCCGTGTCCGAGGCAGAGCAGACGGGTGCGCTCGGCTCCGCCGTGTTCGCGGCCGTCGCTGCCGGCGTGTACGAGGATGTCTTCCAGGCCGCCGAGGCCATGGCGAACGTCCGCAAGCACGCCTACGTCCCGAACGAGGATCGTGCCGCCAAGTACGACGCGCTGTACGAGATCTACCTCGAGCTGCACGACCAGTTCGGCCGCAACGAGAACTCGCCGATGTACAGGCTCAAGGACATCAAGGCGAAGGCGTTCGAGAGCTCGAAATGA
- a CDS encoding sn-glycerol-1-phosphate dehydrogenase: protein MSNSLIAKALETADETKAISFGKDVNRDAGPMFAEQFPGAKVLVVADENTYAAVGEDVVASLKESGIEFADDPYIFPGTPTLYAGYENVEILREALRPYENTVVVSLGAGTLNDIAKLASGELDRPYMNVCTAASVDGFAAFGASIAKDGFKITRNCPAPVGLIADVDTMVNAPARLTATGYGDLIEKIPAGADWILAHELGIEEIDDYVWSLVQGPLRDSLSDPVAVANAEEDAIAKLGEGQIMSGLAMQAHKSSRPASGAGHQFSHTWEMEGHGLDWEPPLSHGFKVGVGTIASCAIWEVFLGMDVEDFDVEKALAAVKSAEEIEANVRATLNENIQDESVKHSVGKRMAGDELVARIELLKEKWPVIQERCREQLVTAQEAMDMLKAAGAPYHPELIKIDMDRFRQTHFKAQMIRPRYTVLDILTDLGILDEVVDTLFSPDGFWGQHPHPDA, encoded by the coding sequence ATGTCTAACTCACTTATCGCCAAGGCGCTGGAGACAGCGGACGAGACGAAAGCCATCTCATTCGGCAAGGACGTGAACCGGGATGCTGGGCCGATGTTTGCGGAGCAGTTCCCCGGAGCGAAAGTCCTCGTCGTCGCAGACGAGAACACGTACGCCGCTGTCGGCGAAGATGTTGTCGCCTCGCTCAAGGAATCCGGCATCGAGTTCGCCGACGACCCCTACATCTTCCCGGGCACGCCCACCCTCTACGCGGGCTACGAGAATGTGGAGATCCTCCGCGAAGCGCTGCGCCCCTACGAGAACACCGTCGTCGTCTCCCTCGGCGCCGGCACACTCAACGACATCGCCAAGCTCGCGTCCGGTGAGCTCGACCGCCCGTACATGAACGTGTGCACCGCAGCGTCGGTCGACGGCTTCGCCGCCTTCGGCGCATCGATCGCGAAGGACGGCTTCAAGATCACCCGCAACTGCCCCGCCCCCGTCGGCCTCATCGCCGACGTCGACACGATGGTCAACGCACCGGCACGCCTCACCGCGACCGGGTATGGCGATCTCATCGAGAAGATCCCGGCCGGTGCGGACTGGATCCTCGCCCACGAGCTCGGCATCGAAGAGATCGACGACTACGTGTGGAGCCTCGTCCAGGGCCCGCTCCGCGACTCCCTCTCCGATCCCGTCGCCGTGGCGAACGCGGAGGAGGACGCTATCGCCAAGCTCGGCGAAGGACAGATCATGTCCGGTCTGGCGATGCAGGCGCACAAGTCGTCCCGTCCCGCCTCCGGCGCAGGCCACCAGTTCTCCCACACGTGGGAGATGGAAGGGCATGGCCTCGACTGGGAACCGCCCCTCAGCCACGGCTTCAAGGTCGGCGTCGGCACCATCGCCTCGTGTGCGATCTGGGAAGTGTTCCTGGGTATGGACGTCGAGGACTTCGATGTGGAGAAGGCTCTCGCCGCGGTGAAGTCCGCCGAGGAGATCGAAGCGAATGTTCGCGCGACCCTCAACGAGAACATCCAGGACGAGTCCGTCAAGCACTCCGTCGGCAAGCGCATGGCGGGCGATGAGCTCGTCGCCCGCATCGAACTCCTCAAGGAGAAGTGGCCCGTCATCCAGGAGCGGTGCCGCGAGCAGCTCGTCACCGCACAGGAGGCGATGGACATGCTCAAGGCTGCCGGTGCCCCCTACCATCCCGAACTCATCAAGATCGACATGGACCGCTTCAGGCAGACCCATTTCAAGGCTCAGATGATTCGCCCCCGCTACACGGTCCTCGATATCCTCACCGATCTCGGCATCCTCGACGAGGTCGTCGACACCCTCTTCTCGCCCGACGGATTCTGGGGCCAGCACCCACATCCCGACGCCTGA
- a CDS encoding DeoR/GlpR family DNA-binding transcription regulator: MSVSKQQRQDDLAQLIYARGAIRTDELIELFDVSPMTLYRDLATLEAKRLVRRSRGEVSAVAHSISETPMSFRLMQEVSAKEAIARATALALVDYSTIFLDDSSTALGVVDYLDESQQKTYITNSLAMSRALSQRPVGKLISLGGVYNNQLDAFFGPTATSELRNLRPSAVVLGAAAVQNGAVYHPFAEVASFKALALSQAEFSVLVATASKFTRTSLHKMATVSDFDCVIIDDSTPDSVVAQLKEETHVIVA, translated from the coding sequence GTGAGCGTATCAAAGCAGCAGCGGCAGGATGATCTTGCACAGCTGATCTACGCCCGCGGCGCCATCCGGACCGATGAGCTGATCGAACTCTTCGACGTATCCCCGATGACGCTGTACCGGGATCTCGCCACATTGGAAGCGAAGCGCTTAGTGCGCCGCTCCCGTGGCGAGGTCTCGGCAGTGGCCCACTCGATCTCCGAGACGCCGATGTCGTTCCGGCTCATGCAGGAAGTGTCGGCCAAAGAGGCGATAGCGCGCGCCACGGCGCTCGCTCTCGTCGACTATTCGACGATCTTCCTCGACGATTCGTCGACGGCCCTCGGGGTTGTCGATTATCTCGACGAGTCGCAGCAGAAGACTTACATCACGAACTCGCTCGCAATGTCGCGGGCACTCTCCCAACGTCCCGTTGGCAAACTCATTTCTCTTGGCGGCGTCTACAACAACCAGCTCGACGCCTTCTTCGGCCCCACGGCCACCTCAGAGCTCCGCAACCTCCGCCCGTCCGCGGTCGTCCTCGGAGCCGCAGCGGTCCAGAACGGGGCCGTCTATCATCCCTTCGCCGAAGTGGCGTCCTTCAAGGCTCTCGCCCTGTCCCAGGCAGAATTCTCCGTCCTTGTCGCGACCGCTTCGAAGTTCACCAGAACGTCTCTTCATAAGATGGCCACCGTGTCCGACTTCGACTGCGTCATCATCGACGACTCGACGCCCGACAGTGTTGTGGCCCAGTTGAAGGAGGAGACGCACGTTATCGTCGCGTAA
- a CDS encoding FGGY-family carbohydrate kinase, translated as MGIDFGTESCRVGIFDLVGSPVAFAATTYKTTHPAPGWAEQSPIDWWGALVASAHRVMERAGLQPHQIAGISYDATTMTVVALDETGEALRPAIMWMDVRATDQAARVIDTKSPARRYTGNGTLPPTAEWFPFKAAWLRENEPETYKNAYRIVDAPDWLTYQLTGEWTLNINTAAHRAYYDRDNGGWPVDLYEEAGAGDIFDKLPTQVNDLGVPVGGLANRAAEQLGLIPGTPVAQGGGDAWHGQIGLNVLRPGKMSLVTGSSHVMSGQAPDPVSGPGFFGGYTDGVVPGQYTVETSLVSSGSVLKWFKDNFCPDIEAAAQSTGLNTYDIMNQRSANIPIGCDGLIINEYFQGNRTPYSDSKARGVITGLSLSHTREHMYKAIQEAVCYGVEANMRKLAEAGFEVKQFVACGGATKSRGWTQMHADVTGIPITLTEVGDAVTLGSCILAAAGAGLYDSVQDAADNMVHEREHIEPDMAKHEEYKFFADQYVAQYPLVQDHIHATVDYVDNMRNN; from the coding sequence ATGGGCATCGACTTCGGCACGGAGTCGTGTCGCGTCGGTATCTTTGATCTTGTTGGTTCCCCGGTCGCGTTCGCCGCGACCACCTACAAGACGACCCACCCCGCACCGGGCTGGGCCGAGCAGTCACCCATCGACTGGTGGGGTGCTCTCGTCGCATCCGCGCACCGCGTCATGGAGCGCGCTGGCCTCCAGCCGCACCAGATCGCCGGCATCTCCTACGACGCGACGACGATGACCGTCGTGGCCCTCGACGAGACCGGTGAAGCGCTTCGTCCCGCAATCATGTGGATGGATGTCCGCGCCACCGACCAGGCCGCCCGTGTCATCGACACGAAGTCGCCTGCACGCCGCTACACCGGCAACGGCACACTTCCCCCCACGGCAGAGTGGTTCCCCTTCAAGGCCGCCTGGCTGCGCGAGAACGAGCCGGAGACCTACAAGAACGCCTACCGTATCGTCGACGCTCCCGACTGGCTGACCTACCAGCTGACCGGTGAGTGGACGCTCAACATCAACACGGCCGCACACCGCGCCTACTACGATCGCGACAACGGCGGATGGCCGGTCGACCTCTACGAAGAGGCCGGCGCCGGCGACATCTTCGACAAGCTCCCCACCCAGGTCAACGACCTCGGCGTGCCCGTGGGCGGACTTGCCAACCGCGCTGCCGAGCAGCTCGGTCTGATCCCGGGCACCCCCGTTGCCCAGGGCGGCGGCGACGCCTGGCACGGCCAGATCGGCCTCAACGTGCTGCGTCCGGGCAAGATGTCCCTCGTGACGGGCTCGTCCCACGTCATGTCCGGCCAGGCTCCGGATCCCGTATCCGGTCCGGGCTTCTTCGGCGGCTACACCGACGGTGTCGTTCCCGGCCAGTACACGGTCGAGACGTCGCTCGTGTCCTCCGGTTCGGTGCTCAAGTGGTTCAAGGACAACTTCTGCCCCGACATCGAGGCCGCCGCACAGTCGACGGGTCTCAACACGTACGACATCATGAACCAGCGTTCGGCCAACATCCCGATCGGCTGCGATGGTCTCATCATCAACGAGTACTTCCAGGGCAACCGCACCCCGTACTCCGATTCGAAGGCCCGCGGTGTCATCACCGGCCTGTCCCTGTCCCACACGCGCGAGCACATGTACAAGGCGATCCAGGAAGCCGTCTGCTACGGCGTGGAAGCCAACATGCGCAAGCTTGCCGAGGCGGGCTTCGAGGTCAAGCAGTTCGTGGCCTGTGGCGGCGCCACCAAGTCGCGCGGCTGGACGCAGATGCACGCCGATGTCACCGGTATCCCGATCACGCTCACCGAGGTCGGCGACGCCGTGACCCTCGGCTCGTGCATCCTCGCAGCGGCCGGCGCTGGCCTCTACGACTCGGTGCAGGACGCGGCCGACAACATGGTGCACGAGCGCGAGCACATCGAGCCGGACATGGCGAAGCACGAGGAATACAAGTTCTTCGCTGACCAGTACGTCGCTCAGTACCCGCTCGTCCAGGATCACATCCACGCCACGGTCGACTACGTCGACAACATGCGCAACAACTGA
- a CDS encoding HAD-IIA family hydrolase — translation MIFNSPDRLFDAYVFDMDGTIYLGDHLLPGAKRLIEGLHSLGKPVRYLSNNPTKDPEQYAQKLDMLGLPTPISEIANTVVTTTRWLKKYHPDATVFPISEEPLKKALAAAGIRMSDNPEEIDIVIASYDRTFDYRKLQIAFDAIWYHKRAFLITTNPDKFCPFPGGRGEPDAAGIVAAIEATTGTKLRANMGKPEGTMLEAALGDLDVDPANCMMVGDRLATDIGMAINTGMASTLVLTGDSTLDEAKALDASHQPTYVLNRVDHLIPESIRSDWGWSDSDI, via the coding sequence ATGATCTTCAACTCGCCGGACAGACTTTTTGACGCATATGTCTTTGATATGGACGGAACGATCTACCTCGGTGATCACCTGCTCCCCGGAGCAAAGAGACTCATCGAAGGATTGCATTCCTTGGGCAAGCCGGTTCGCTACCTCTCGAACAACCCCACCAAGGATCCCGAGCAGTACGCACAGAAGCTCGACATGCTCGGACTCCCCACGCCTATCTCTGAGATTGCCAACACCGTCGTCACTACCACCCGGTGGCTCAAGAAGTACCACCCGGACGCCACGGTGTTCCCCATCTCAGAAGAGCCGCTCAAGAAGGCGCTGGCCGCGGCCGGCATCCGCATGAGCGACAACCCGGAAGAGATCGACATCGTCATCGCTTCCTACGATCGAACTTTTGACTATCGCAAGCTCCAGATCGCCTTCGACGCGATCTGGTACCACAAGCGAGCATTCCTCATCACCACGAATCCGGATAAGTTCTGCCCGTTCCCCGGGGGAAGAGGGGAACCCGATGCTGCGGGCATCGTCGCCGCAATCGAAGCGACGACAGGCACGAAGCTCAGGGCAAACATGGGCAAACCGGAGGGCACGATGCTGGAGGCGGCACTGGGCGACCTCGATGTCGACCCCGCGAACTGCATGATGGTCGGCGACCGCTTGGCCACCGACATCGGCATGGCCATCAACACCGGCATGGCCTCCACACTTGTCCTGACCGGCGACTCGACCCTTGACGAGGCCAAAGCCCTCGACGCGAGTCACCAGCCCACGTACGTTCTTAACCGCGTCGATCACCTGATCCCAGAGAGCATCCGCTCCGACTGGGGCTGGTCCGATTCAGATATTTAA
- a CDS encoding HAD-IIB family hydrolase, whose translation MTTTATPVLDYSNLPWPQDQPEHFVFDVDGTLTDHHSVTHPPTLHALRAARDAGYPITVATGRLFHAGARLLERAGVEGWVVANCGSVVWNGSEVVEEYTIPVETVESFIELGRSLGMIPAVYYVDDIYTDPVDTVDLPVATLNANEGRPIRVADLDSLDLEHVTKVQFGADIPVIEKYQPLIAEQFPGVVRGHPYFLELPPTGITKWEGIETALSHQGLSADRGLGAGDSGNDTPWLPKMGISIAAPDSPVEVKNVVDAVLPPVEFPVATLINAILRRNDEG comes from the coding sequence GTGACGACGACAGCGACCCCAGTACTCGACTACTCAAATCTCCCTTGGCCTCAGGACCAGCCCGAACACTTCGTCTTCGACGTCGACGGCACGCTGACGGACCACCACTCCGTCACCCATCCGCCGACGTTGCATGCTCTGCGGGCCGCTCGGGATGCTGGCTATCCCATCACCGTGGCAACGGGACGCCTGTTCCACGCGGGCGCCCGCCTCCTCGAGCGCGCCGGTGTCGAGGGATGGGTTGTCGCCAACTGCGGCAGCGTCGTCTGGAACGGATCCGAGGTCGTCGAGGAGTACACGATCCCCGTCGAGACGGTCGAGTCCTTCATCGAGCTCGGCAGGTCGCTGGGAATGATTCCTGCCGTCTACTACGTCGATGACATCTATACCGATCCTGTCGACACGGTCGACCTGCCGGTCGCGACGCTCAACGCGAACGAGGGCCGCCCGATCCGTGTGGCAGACCTCGACTCGCTCGACCTCGAGCACGTGACAAAGGTCCAGTTCGGCGCCGACATTCCCGTTATCGAGAAGTATCAGCCGCTCATCGCGGAACAGTTCCCCGGCGTGGTTCGCGGCCATCCCTACTTCCTTGAACTGCCTCCCACCGGCATCACCAAGTGGGAGGGCATCGAAACCGCGCTCTCCCATCAGGGCCTGTCGGCGGACCGCGGCCTCGGGGCCGGCGATTCCGGCAATGACACGCCGTGGCTGCCGAAGATGGGGATCTCTATCGCAGCCCCCGATTCCCCCGTGGAGGTCAAGAACGTCGTCGATGCTGTCCTCCCTCCCGTCGAGTTCCCGGTCGCCACTCTCATCAACGCCATCCTGAGGAGGAACGATGAAGGCTGA